The proteins below come from a single Hirundo rustica isolate bHirRus1 chromosome 6, bHirRus1.pri.v3, whole genome shotgun sequence genomic window:
- the ISCA2 gene encoding iron-sulfur cluster assembly 2 homolog, mitochondrial, whose translation MAAGRGCAGMAAPAALRRLWIFALGGRTSRCSASPCPGRALPKPPAGPARPAGSLLRWASSLSEPGPTESGPSEGQIFLSESCVKRLLEIAEGSEFLRLQVEGGGCSGFQYKFSLDTVINPDDRVFERGGARVVVDADSLAFVKGSMVDFSQELIRSSFQVVSNPQAEKGCSCGTSFSVKL comes from the exons atggcggcggggcggggctgcGCTGGCATGGCGGCGCCGGCGGCGCTGCGGCGGTTGTGGATATTCGCGCTGGGCGGCCGGACGAG CCGGTGCTCCGCTTCACCGTGCCCGGGCCGAGCGCTGCCGAAGCCCCCggccggccctgcccgcccAGCTGGCTCCCTGCTGCGCTGGGCGTCGTCCCTCTCAGAGCCGGGCCCGACGGAGAGCGGCCCCAGCGAGGGACAGATCTTCCTCAGCGAGAGCTGCGTGAAG aggctgctggagatCGCAGAAGGATCGGAGTTTCTCAGGCTGCAGGTAGAAGGAGGTGGCTGCTCTGGCTTCCAGTACAAGTTTTCCTTGGACACAGTTATCAATCCTGATGACAG agtgTTTGAACGAGGTGGCGCCCGTGTGGTTGTGGATGCGGACAGCCTGGCCTTTGTGAAAGGATCCATGGTGGATTTCAGCCAAGAGCTGATCCGAAGCTCCTTCCAGGTGGTGAGCAACCCCCAGGCGGAGAAGGGTTGCTCATGTGGGACTTCCTTCTCTGTCAAACTCTGA
- the NPC2 gene encoding NPC intracellular cholesterol transporter 2, producing MVPSPLALLLALGAAATALAEPLRFVDCGSVDGSIQEVNVSPCPTQPCLLHKGTSYSINVTFASKIESQGSKARVYGEMMHVDIPFPIPEPDGCKSGIQCPIQKGHSYSYLNKLPVKSEYPSIKLIVKWELVDDQDQMLFCWKIPVQITS from the exons atggtGCCGTCCCCGCTCGCCCTGCTCCTGGCGCTGggcgccgccgccaccgccctGGCAGAGCCTCTCCGCTTCGTTGACTGCG GTTCCGTAGACGGCAGCATCCAGGAGGTGAACGTGAGCCCCTGCCCCactcagccctgcctgctccacaAGGGAACATCTTACAGCATCAACGTCACCTTCGCCAGCA AGATCGAGAGCCAGGGCAGTAAAGCAAGGGTGTACGGGGAGATGATGCACGTGGACATACCCTTCCCTATTCCTGAGCCTGATGGATGCAAGTCCGGGATCCAGTGCCCCATTCAGAAGGGCCATTCCTACAGCTACCTGAATAAACTCCCTGTGAAGAGCGAGTACCCCAGT ATTAAACTGATTGTGAAGTGGGAGCTGGTAGATGACCAGGACCAGATGTTGTTCTGCTGGAAGATACCAGTGCAGATTACCAGCTGA